The genomic stretch ATATGGCAGAAATAGAATTACACGTTCTAAACCATCAATGTTTGAACAGGCATATTGCAAAAATAGAAAATATTGTCAGCGAAGTAGAGGCTTGGCAACAACACAGAAACAACAAAAATGGTAAAATCAATTGGCAATTTACAACAAACGATGCAAGGCAAAAACTCAGAAGACTTTATCCACCAATTTACGATTAACATAGCACTAGTTGCAAAATATAAATTTCAAAACGATTCTCCAAAAGAAACATAAAATCCATTATTTTTATTATTTCCAATTGCATAATCAAGACGTAAATTCGTTTTATCTTTTTTGTCAACCATAAACCTAATTCCTAAGCCAGTATTGTATTTTGTATTTGTCATTTTTATATTTGAAGCATCAGGATACACGTTTGAAATCCCTCCAAAAGTAGCCATTCCTA from Bacteroidia bacterium encodes the following:
- a CDS encoding IS630 family transposase, with product MAEIELHVLNHQCLNRHIAKIENIVSEVEAWQQHRNNKNGKINWQFTTNDARQKLRRLYPPIYD